The Macrococcoides canis genome has a window encoding:
- a CDS encoding phosphatidate cytidylyltransferase has protein sequence MKTRTITAIIAMAVFLPVVVYGKLPLLIMAYLLAIVALKEVLNMKNIKLYSLPGIISVIALSLIMSPEKSKLVSLDYQVPFLILMSLIMLSYTVMSKNRFNFVDAAFCMLAVAYVGIGFMYFYETRNNGLIYILFALLIVWVTDTGAYIFGRLFGKNKLWPEISPNKTIEGFVGGILSSTIIAIIFSINYDMPLPMLPLILVTWLFSMFGQLGDLVESALKRHFDVKDSGNLLPGHGGILDRFDSFIFVLPLMNILLINFK, from the coding sequence ATGAAAACGAGAACGATTACTGCGATCATCGCAATGGCAGTCTTTTTGCCCGTAGTAGTATATGGTAAACTGCCGTTATTAATTATGGCATACCTACTTGCGATTGTAGCGCTAAAAGAAGTATTAAACATGAAGAATATTAAGCTTTATTCATTACCTGGTATCATAAGTGTTATCGCACTTAGTTTAATTATGTCTCCAGAGAAAAGTAAACTTGTATCACTCGATTATCAAGTGCCTTTTTTAATATTAATGAGTTTAATTATGCTGAGCTATACAGTAATGAGCAAGAATCGATTTAATTTCGTGGATGCTGCATTTTGTATGCTTGCGGTGGCCTATGTCGGTATTGGTTTTATGTATTTCTATGAGACCCGTAACAATGGTCTGATTTATATATTATTTGCACTGCTTATCGTATGGGTGACAGATACAGGTGCATACATATTTGGACGTTTATTCGGGAAGAACAAATTGTGGCCAGAAATTAGTCCGAATAAAACGATAGAAGGGTTTGTTGGAGGTATTCTAAGTTCTACAATAATAGCGATTATCTTCAGTATCAACTACGATATGCCCTTACCAATGCTCCCATTGATCCTGGTGACATGGCTTTTCAGTATGTTTGGTCAGCTGGGTGATTTAGTGGAAAGTGCATTAAAACGTCATTTCGATGTTAAAGACTCAGGAAATCTTCTGCCAGGCCATGGTGGTATTCTTGACCGCTTCGATTCCTTTATCTTCGTATTACCTTTAATGAACATATTATTAATTAATTTCAAGTAA